One part of the Candidatus Methylomirabilota bacterium genome encodes these proteins:
- a CDS encoding phosphoribosylanthranilate isomerase, which yields MTRVKICGITNAADARVAVEAGADALGFIFVEGTPRYIAPAAAAEIIAGLPPFVTPVGVFWDHAAGHVKAVAEECRLGALQFHGDEPPEALAGFTLPLIKTIKVGGPADLDGLERYRVAAFLLDSPARWSDGERREPVPWELARRVPRRHPVILSAGLTPDNVARAIAVARPWGVDVDSGVEDRPGTKSPDKVRRFVAAAKSAPLEAS from the coding sequence ATGACCCGAGTCAAGATCTGCGGGATCACCAATGCCGCGGACGCGCGCGTGGCCGTGGAGGCGGGCGCCGACGCGCTCGGCTTCATCTTCGTCGAGGGGACGCCGCGGTATATCGCGCCCGCGGCCGCCGCGGAGATCATCGCCGGCCTGCCGCCCTTCGTGACGCCCGTGGGAGTGTTCTGGGATCATGCCGCTGGCCACGTCAAGGCCGTGGCGGAGGAGTGCCGTCTGGGCGCCCTGCAATTCCATGGCGACGAGCCCCCCGAGGCATTGGCCGGCTTCACGCTGCCCCTGATCAAGACCATCAAGGTGGGCGGCCCCGCCGACCTCGACGGACTCGAGCGCTACCGCGTGGCCGCCTTCCTCCTCGACTCGCCCGCCCGGTGGAGCGATGGCGAGAGACGAGAGCCCGTCCCGTGGGAGCTCGCCCGCCGCGTGCCGCGGCGCCATCCCGTCATTCTCTCGGCCGGGCTGACCCCGGACAATGTCGCCCGCGCCATCGCCGTGGCGCGCCCCTGGGGAGTGGATGTGGATTCCGGCGTCGAGGACCGGCCCGGGACCAAGAGTCCGGACAAGGTGCGTCGCTTCGTGGCCGCCGCCAAGTCGGCACCCCTGGAGGCCTCGTGA